Below is a genomic region from Granulicella sibirica.
GCGACCATTCAACTCAAGAACGGCACCGCCAGCGTCACCGTCCAGGACCGCAGCTTCGGAGCCCGCTTCGCCTATTACGTCGAAGCCGTCAACCGCCGCGTCTCGCAGAACTGGTACACGCAGGAGGCCGACCCACGCGCCTCGCAGGGCAAACGAACCACCGTCCTGTTCGACATCGACCGCGAAGGCACCCCATCGAACGTCCGCGTCGAGAACCGCAGCGGCTCTCCGTCGCTCGATACCTCCGCCGTCCGCGCCGTGCAGCGTGTGGACGGTTTCGGTCCCCTGCCCCAGGGCGACCACATCACCGTCGAGTTCTCCTTCGACTACAAGCAGTAGCCTTCTGAACCAAGCCCGATACTCACACCAACATTGATCCCCGTGCAGCGCATCCACCACCCTTTGCGTCTACGATAGGTAAGCATGCAGAATCCGGTACGTGTCGCCTCCCCCGTGAAGTTCTTCCTGGCCATCGTCCTCACCCTAGCCGCGACCACAGCGGCCCACTCACAGGATTGGTTCAAGACCGAGACCTCGACCGGCGCCGGAAGCATCCGGCTCGCGGCAGCGAACTTCAAGCCGCAGTCCGGCGACCAGCAGACGGCAGACTACAAGCGCACCTTCGACTCGGTCCTCTACGCTGACCTGGCCAGCGCGGGCATCTTCGACCTCGTCTCGAAGTCCCTGATGCCTACCAGCACCCCAGGCGCTCCCGGTGAGATCCAGCTCGCCACGTGGGCCGCCGCGCCTGCATCCGCCGCGATGGTGGCCTTCGGCGGCATCGCCACCCAGGGCGACCACCTCGTCGTCAACGGCTTCCTCTTCGACGCCAAGAACACGCAGTACCCGCAGGTCCTCGCCAAGCAATACAACGAGGCCGCGAGCGACGACTCGGCCCGCCAGATCGCCCACCGCTTCGCCGACGAGATCATCCTGCGCCTCGGCGGAGGCATCAACGGCATCGCAGAGACCAAGATCTACTACGTCCACGTCGGCGGAGGCTCGAAGGAAATTTGGGAGATGGATTACGACGGCGCTAACCAGCACGCCGTCACAAAGCTCGGAGCCATCTCGCTCTCGCCCCGTGTCTCGCCGGACAACAGCCGCGTGGCTTTCTCCTCGCTCGGCAAAGACGGCTTCCAGATCAGGATGTACTCTCTCCTGCTTAGCCGCGTCGTCGCCTTTCCGGCAGCTGGTGGAACCAACCTCTCGCCCGCATGGAGCCCGAACGGCCACGACGTAGCCTTCTCCTCCTCGCGCTCGGGTGACCCCGAGATCTGGATCGCCGATGCAAGCGGATCGCAGCCACGCCGCATCACCAGCTTCAAGGGTCCCGACGTCTCCCCTGTATTCAACCCACGTACCGGATCGCAGATCGCCTGGATCAGTGGCCGCACCGGCCTCCCCCAGCTCTACATCATGGATGTCGACGGCTCGAACGTGCAGCGCATGACCGACGGTGGCTATGCCACGTCCCCCTCCTGGAGCCCCAACGGCCAGTTCCTCACCTTCGCCTGGAACCGCAAGTACGGTCCCGGAGCACCCGGCGGACAAGACATCTACGTGATGGAAGTCGCGACAAAGAAGTGGATCCAGCTCACCCACGATAGTGGCCGCTGCGACTTTCCGTCCTGGTCGCCCGACGGGCGCCACATTGTCTACGCCAACTCGACCGACGGCCGCGCCGAGCACTCCAAGGTCTACTCCATGCTGGCGGACGGAACCCAGCAGCGCGCCCTCAGCACCTCTGGCGGAGATATGCCTAATTGGAGCTGGAAGTAAGTCTTCCGCCCTACCGCCTTCGTGAATCAACCATTTAGAATCGTCACTGACAAGACCGCGGTCCGCCCGGTTGGATCCATGAGCCCCAGGAGACTATGAACGCCACCCATCCCTCGCACCGCACTCTGCTGAACCTCGCCGCCACCGCCGTCGCCGTCGCCGGCCTCACCTTCACCACCGGCTGCCATAAGAAGTCCACCGCACCGCCTCCCTCCTCGTATACCCCCACTGTCACGGCTCCCGCCCCCACCGCAACCATCACCGCGGATCCTGCGGCGATCGATCTCGGCCAGTCGACGGCCCTCAACTGGCGCAGCCAGAACGCCACCTCCGTCACCATCGACGGTCTTGGCCCCGTGCCCGTCAACGGCACCCAGATGGTCACGCCGTCGAACTCGACCAACTTCCATCTCACCGCCAAGAGCGATGACGGTCAGACCACCGAAGCCAACGTTCGCGTCACCGTCCGCACCGCCGCCGCACCTGCGCCCATGGGCGACAACGGAGCCGGCAACATGGGCACCGACGCTGCCTTCCACCAGAATGTGCAGGACGCCTTCTTCGACTACGACAGCTACGAGCTTCGTCCGGATGCCGTCACCGCATCGGCGCACGCTGCCTCCTACCTGACCTCTCACCCCGCCATCCGCGTCCTCGTGGCCGGCTATTCGGATGAGCGTGGATCGGCCGAGTACAACCTAGCCCTCGGCGAAAACCGCGCTAACGCCGCACGCACCGCGCTGATCAACGCCGGCGTCTCCGCAAGCCGCATCCGCATCGTCAGCTACGGCAAGGAGAAGCAGTTCTGCACCGAGTCCGACGAGAGCTGCTGGCAGCAGAACCGCCGCGCACAGTTCACCATCGACCGCTAACCGAATCTGGCACGCGCCCCGTCAAACCGTAACCTAAGTTCCGCCCGGCAGATCATCGCCGGGCGACTTTGATCGAAACCACAATTTCTGCGCATTCGGATATCGAAAGACAGGCACACGCCCATGATCCTCAAGTCCGCTCGTCTCGCCGCCGTCGCGATCCTCGGAATCGGCATCGGCCTCACCGTGCTCCCCACCCCGGCTTTCGCCGTGAACAAGGATATGGTCCAGCTCCAGACCCAGATCCAGCAGCTTCAGGACGCCGTCGCCCGCCTTCAGCAGTCGAACGACGAGCGCATGGGTGTGCTCAAGGATCTCGTCCAGCAGTCCGCCGACTCCGTCAACCGCATGAGCCTCAACATGGACGCACTCCAGAAGCAGATGCGCACCCAGGAAGAAGCCCAGGGCACGAAGCTCGACCAGGTCTCGACCCAGGTCCAGGCGCTCAATGACTCGCTGGACGAGATGAAGGCGCGCATCGCCCACCTCGATAAGGCTTTGCAGGACATCCAGAACCAGCAGCAGGCCATCTCCGCGCAGGGCGCCGCACCTGCTGGCGGATCTGCCCCGGTAACTGCGGCCCCAGCGACCCAGCCGGATAACACCACGCCGCCCCCATCCGACCTCGCTCCTCCACCTCCTAGCCGTCGCGGAGGCAAGCCAAACGCCCGCATTCC
It encodes:
- a CDS encoding OmpA family protein — its product is MNATHPSHRTLLNLAATAVAVAGLTFTTGCHKKSTAPPPSSYTPTVTAPAPTATITADPAAIDLGQSTALNWRSQNATSVTIDGLGPVPVNGTQMVTPSNSTNFHLTAKSDDGQTTEANVRVTVRTAAAPAPMGDNGAGNMGTDAAFHQNVQDAFFDYDSYELRPDAVTASAHAASYLTSHPAIRVLVAGYSDERGSAEYNLALGENRANAARTALINAGVSASRIRIVSYGKEKQFCTESDESCWQQNRRAQFTIDR
- the tolB gene encoding Tol-Pal system beta propeller repeat protein TolB, yielding MQNPVRVASPVKFFLAIVLTLAATTAAHSQDWFKTETSTGAGSIRLAAANFKPQSGDQQTADYKRTFDSVLYADLASAGIFDLVSKSLMPTSTPGAPGEIQLATWAAAPASAAMVAFGGIATQGDHLVVNGFLFDAKNTQYPQVLAKQYNEAASDDSARQIAHRFADEIILRLGGGINGIAETKIYYVHVGGGSKEIWEMDYDGANQHAVTKLGAISLSPRVSPDNSRVAFSSLGKDGFQIRMYSLLLSRVVAFPAAGGTNLSPAWSPNGHDVAFSSSRSGDPEIWIADASGSQPRRITSFKGPDVSPVFNPRTGSQIAWISGRTGLPQLYIMDVDGSNVQRMTDGGYATSPSWSPNGQFLTFAWNRKYGPGAPGGQDIYVMEVATKKWIQLTHDSGRCDFPSWSPDGRHIVYANSTDGRAEHSKVYSMLADGTQQRALSTSGGDMPNWSWK
- a CDS encoding tetratricopeptide repeat protein, with amino-acid sequence MILKSARLAAVAILGIGIGLTVLPTPAFAVNKDMVQLQTQIQQLQDAVARLQQSNDERMGVLKDLVQQSADSVNRMSLNMDALQKQMRTQEEAQGTKLDQVSTQVQALNDSLDEMKARIAHLDKALQDIQNQQQAISAQGAAPAGGSAPVTAAPATQPDNTTPPPSDLAPPPPSRRGGKPNARIPLGGNPAPAASSAPPVSDLYKTALGDYMAAKYPLASAEFNDVIHAYPEESLSGNSWYYLGEIDYRAGHYPAAVKDYDHVLEQFPGNPKIPAAQLHKGQALIVQKQNEAGIREFKSLIARYPNSPEATQARSRLNGMGVRR